In Rhododendron vialii isolate Sample 1 chromosome 9a, ASM3025357v1, the following are encoded in one genomic region:
- the LOC131301698 gene encoding vicilin-like seed storage protein At2g28490, whose amino-acid sequence MGRITSALLLLAVVAMCLAVAMVRGEGGERREERFLLRDMKRVVKTDAGEMKVVRGSKGWISDMPNIHVGFVTMEPNSLFIPQYLDSDLILFIRRGEAMIGSIYKDELIEKRLKSGDVYRISAGSTFYAINTADGQQLHVICSVEKSDNIGLGTFQSFFIGGGSYPTSILAGFERSTLSTALNVSESQVSQLLTRQTSGPIISLSNTNSNSDSHQSWTQFLQMRHRERVQCLKRMAAHFEEELTEEEEEPIMRSFRKLLSFVFGKELSNGDDARRSSSKKPHSYNLYNRKPDFENDYGSSVALDQSDYSPLKRSGVGLYLVNLNAGSMMAPHLNPTATEYGIVLRGSGTIQIVFPNGTLAMNAQVNEGDVFWIPRYFPFCQIASRSGRFEFFGFTTSARRNRPQFLAGSNSVLQSMRGPAFAAAFGVSEERLKRIVNAQSESTILPPASASGNKVKNEMVMGFEGIY is encoded by the exons atggggagaaTTACTAGTGCTTTGTTGCTGCTCGCGGTGGTGGCCATGTGCCTCGCGGTGGCAATGGTGAGAGGTGAAGGAGGAGAAAGGAGGGAAGAGAGGTTCCTGTTGCGGGACATGAAGCGGGTGGTGAAGACCGATGCAGGGGAGATGAAGGTGGTGAGGGGCTCTAAAGGCTGGATTTCGGACATGCCAAATATTCATGTCGGGTTTGTCACCATGGAGCCCAATTCCCTCTTTATTCCTCAGTACCTCGACTCCGACTTGATCCTCTTCATTCGTAGAG GGGAAGCAATGATTGGGTCAATCTACAAGGATGAGCTGATAGAGAAGAGATTGAAGAGCGGAGATGTGTATAGAATTTCAGCTGGTTCCACATTCTATGCGATCAACACAGCCGATGGCCAACAGCTTCATGTCATTTGTAGCGTTGAGAAATCTGACAACATCGGATTGGGCACATTCCAG tctttcttcatcgGTGGAGGCTCATATCCAACATCTATACTTGCTGGTTTCGAACGCTCAACCCTTTCTACCGCATTAAAC GTCTCAGAATCACAAGTGAGCCAGCTCTTGACCCGACAAACATCCGGCCCGATCATCTCCTTGTCAAACACCAACTCCAACTCGGACTCACACCAATCTTGGACCCAGTTCTTGCAAATGAGGCATCGCGAAAGAGTGCAATGTTTGAAGAGAATGGCAGCGCATTTCGAAGAAGAACTAACCGAGGAAGAGGAGGAACCGATTATGAGGTCGTTTAGGAAGCTATTGAGCTTTGTTTTTGGAAAGGAATTGAGTAATGGAGATGATGCAAGGAGAAGCAGCAGCAAAAAGCCCCACTCCTACAACCTCTATAACAGGAAGCCCGACTTTGAAAACGACTACGGCTCCAGCGTCGCTCTTGACCAGTCCGACTATTCGCCTCTCAAGCGCTCCGGTGTTGGCCTCTATTTAGTCAATCTTAACGCG GGATCGATGATGGCGCCACATCTCAACCCAACAGCAACAGAGTACGGCATCGTTTTGAGAGGAAGTGGCACAATCCAAATAGTGTTTCCCAACGGAACCTTAGCCATGAACGCCCAGGTTAACGAAGGAGACGTGTTCTGGATCCCGCGCTACTTCCCGTTCTGCCAGATCGCGTCTCGCTCCGGCCGATTCGAGTTCTTCGGGTTCACCACCTCAGCCCGCAGGAACCGGCCCCAGTTCTTGGCGGGGTCCAACTCCGTTCTGCAAAGCATGAGGGGGCCCGCTTTTGCGGCGGCCTTTGGGGTAAGCGAAGAGAGGCTCAAGAGAATCGTGAATGCTCAGAGCGAATCTACGATTTTGCCCCCGGCGTCTGCTTCAGGGAACAAAGTGAAGAACGAGATGGTTATGGGCTTTGAGGGAATTTACTAG